The Deltaproteobacteria bacterium DNA segment CGGGCTCGAGGCCGAGTACCTGGGCTACGTGAACCACGACGACGCCGTGGCGGAGGCGATCCGCGCGCGCCAGCCGGTGGTCGTGAGCCACCCGCAGGCCGATGCGTCGGTGTACCTGACGCGCATCGCCCGCAAGCTGATCGACGATCGAGCGCGGGAGGGGACGGGACGGGGGCGGCCGGCGCCGCGCCCGCACGCGTCCTCCCCCGCACCGCGCCCGCCGCTCTAGAACCCGGGGCCCCTCTCGATGATGAAGTCGCTGTCGGAGCTGGATCACTACGAGGTGCTCGAGGTGGCGCGCGGCGCGCGCCCCGACGAGATCGAGCGCGCCTTCACGCTGGTGCGCGGCGCCTACGAGGGCGACGCGCTCGCCGCCTACTCGGTGATCCCGCCCGACGAGGCGAAGCTGTGGCGCGAGCGGATCGACGAGGCCTTCCGGGTGCTCTCGGACCCTGCCGCGCGCAGCGCCTACGACGACGCGCTCGCCGCCGCCCCGGCCGGGTTCGCGTCCGTGCCCGCCGATCCGGTCGCGGTGCCCTCGGATCCGGCCGCCGTGCCCTTCGACGCGGAGACCGATCCCTTCGCGGACGCGGCCGGCTCCGGCGAGCGGCCGCCCGCCGCGCGGGGCTTTGCCGAGGCGGCCGCCGGGGTGCTCGACCGCGCGCCCCTGCCCGCCGCGCCCGATGCGCCGCCCGTCTCGCTCGCGGCGACCCACGCCGCGCGCCCGCTGCGCTTCGAGGAGCCGCGGCGCGAGGGATCCTTGCCGCGCGAGCTCGAGGCCTTCGACGAAGCCGGCGACGACGAAGGCGCCGAGTGGACCGGGCCCCGCCTGCGCCGCGCGCGCATCCTGCGCGGCCTCGAGATCGACGACGTGGCCGCCGTCACCAAGGTGAACCCGACCTATCTGCGCTTCCTCGAGGAGGAGCGCTTCGACGGCCTGCCCGCGCTCGTCTACGTGCGCGGCTTCGTGAGCGCCTACGCGCGCATGCTCGGGATCGAGTCCGCGCAGGTCGCGCCGAGCTACGCGGCGCGCTACGAGGAGCATCGCCGCCAGCAGCACGCGCGCGGGCGCCCCCACGG contains these protein-coding regions:
- a CDS encoding helix-turn-helix domain-containing protein; this translates as MMKSLSELDHYEVLEVARGARPDEIERAFTLVRGAYEGDALAAYSVIPPDEAKLWRERIDEAFRVLSDPAARSAYDDALAAAPAGFASVPADPVAVPSDPAAVPFDAETDPFADAAGSGERPPAARGFAEAAAGVLDRAPLPAAPDAPPVSLAATHAARPLRFEEPRREGSLPRELEAFDEAGDDEGAEWTGPRLRRARILRGLEIDDVAAVTKVNPTYLRFLEEERFDGLPALVYVRGFVSAYARMLGIESAQVAPSYAARYEEHRRQQHARGRPHGRSQGR